In a genomic window of Gloeocapsopsis dulcis:
- the cruG gene encoding 2'-O-glycosyltransferase CruG: protein MVSWLIFQGAIALLLLIQIPATAVLLSRLLKGPSRHPPLEPTLATPELVGSVSVVVPTLNEADRISPCLAGLSRQSYEVREVIVVDSNSQDGTPDLVKAAQKHDPRFRLMTDDPLPSGWVGRPWALHNGFLHSSEDSEWFLGMDADTQPHPGLVASLVKTAQNEGYDLLSLSPQFILKSPGECWLQPALLMTLLYRFDSAGVDAAVAARVMANGQCFLCRRAVLAQVGGYSSAKSSFCDDVTLARNISSQGFRVGFLDGAKVFKVRMYEGAMQTWQEWGRSLDLKDASSSAALWWDLWLLFAVQALPLPIILSYLLFLPSTPTPFLLSLLGLNGFLLIVRCALLFAIAPSYDRSQAQGGWLFWFSPIADPLAVFRIFLSAFRTPTQWRGRQYDRPS, encoded by the coding sequence GTGGTCAGCTGGTTAATATTTCAAGGCGCTATCGCATTGTTGCTACTTATTCAGATTCCAGCAACGGCAGTTTTGCTGTCGCGCTTGCTTAAAGGTCCTAGTCGCCATCCTCCTTTGGAACCTACTTTGGCTACACCAGAACTTGTGGGTAGTGTAAGTGTCGTGGTTCCGACTTTAAATGAGGCTGACCGCATTAGTCCCTGTTTAGCTGGGCTGAGTCGGCAAAGTTATGAAGTTCGAGAAGTTATTGTTGTAGACAGCAACTCTCAGGATGGAACACCAGACTTAGTCAAGGCGGCACAAAAACACGATCCGCGCTTTCGTTTGATGACAGACGATCCTTTACCCTCTGGTTGGGTAGGTCGTCCTTGGGCATTACATAATGGTTTTTTACATAGTTCGGAAGATAGTGAATGGTTTTTAGGGATGGATGCGGATACTCAACCTCATCCTGGTTTAGTTGCTAGCCTGGTAAAAACTGCACAAAATGAAGGCTATGACTTGCTGTCTTTGTCACCGCAGTTCATCCTCAAGTCTCCTGGAGAATGCTGGTTGCAACCCGCGTTGCTCATGACGCTGCTATACAGATTTGACAGTGCTGGTGTCGATGCTGCAGTTGCCGCAAGAGTCATGGCGAACGGACAGTGCTTTTTGTGCCGTCGTGCGGTACTAGCCCAAGTGGGTGGCTATAGCAGCGCTAAAAGCTCTTTTTGTGATGATGTAACATTGGCACGAAATATCTCATCTCAAGGCTTCCGCGTGGGGTTTTTAGATGGTGCAAAGGTGTTTAAGGTTAGGATGTATGAAGGAGCAATGCAAACGTGGCAAGAGTGGGGGCGATCGCTTGATTTAAAAGACGCCTCCTCGTCTGCGGCTTTATGGTGGGATCTGTGGCTATTATTTGCAGTTCAAGCGTTACCTTTGCCAATTATCTTGAGCTATTTGCTGTTTTTGCCGTCCACACCTACGCCTTTTTTACTCTCATTACTGGGACTCAATGGATTTCTGCTAATCGTCCGCTGTGCTTTGTTATTTGCGATCGCGCCTTCCTACGATCGCTCCCAAGCACAAGGAGGTTGGTTATTCTGGTTTTCACCTATTGCCGATCCTTTAGCAGTGTTCCGGATTTTCTTATCTGCTTTTCGCACTCCTACTCAGTGGCGGGGTCGCCAGTACGATCGTCCGAGTTGA
- the rplU gene encoding 50S ribosomal protein L21, which produces MTYAIIETGGKQLRVEPGRFYDIERLSVEQDEKVTLDSVLFVQHDDGIAIGQPFVDGASVEGTVLRHLRDRKILVYKMKPKKKTRKKRGHRQEITRLMIDAINLNGSVFTSDAAESNASTVAADEPEVDSSAETADEAQ; this is translated from the coding sequence ATGACTTACGCAATTATTGAAACTGGCGGCAAGCAATTACGAGTAGAACCTGGTCGCTTTTACGATATTGAACGCTTGAGCGTTGAACAAGACGAAAAAGTTACTTTGGACTCAGTTTTATTTGTACAACATGACGACGGCATTGCGATTGGACAGCCGTTTGTGGATGGAGCGAGTGTAGAAGGCACAGTGTTACGTCATCTACGCGATCGCAAAATTCTTGTGTACAAAATGAAACCCAAGAAGAAAACACGCAAAAAGCGGGGACATCGTCAGGAGATCACGCGGTTGATGATTGATGCCATCAACTTGAATGGTTCAGTGTTTACTTCCGATGCAGCAGAATCAAATGCTAGTACAGTAGCAGCTGATGAGCCTGAGGTAGACTCCTCTGCTGAAACTGCTGATGAAGCACAATAG
- a CDS encoding DUF4188 domain-containing protein — MVQIMPGRFTAQVDEPFVVFLIGMRINQFFAFSKWIPTTRAMAPMLRTLYQHPEKGFLGGENFFYWRGAGLIQYWRSFEDLEHFARNPADPHLSAWQRFNRAVGNDGSVGIWHETYLIEPGNYEAIYGNMPIFGLAAATKHIPVKGRKTARQQLKTDAQSASTT; from the coding sequence ATGGTTCAAATAATGCCAGGACGCTTTACAGCGCAAGTTGACGAACCCTTTGTCGTATTTCTCATTGGGATGCGAATTAATCAATTCTTCGCTTTTTCTAAATGGATTCCAACAACACGCGCCATGGCACCAATGCTGCGTACGCTTTATCAACATCCAGAAAAAGGATTTTTAGGCGGAGAAAACTTTTTCTATTGGCGAGGTGCTGGATTGATTCAATACTGGCGCTCGTTTGAAGATTTAGAGCATTTTGCCAGAAATCCTGCAGATCCTCATCTATCTGCATGGCAACGCTTTAATCGCGCCGTAGGTAACGATGGCAGCGTGGGAATTTGGCACGAAACTTACCTGATTGAACCAGGCAACTATGAAGCCATCTATGGCAATATGCCAATATTCGGTTTGGCTGCTGCGACTAAGCACATTCCGGTTAAAGGGCGCAAAACCGCACGGCAACAGCTAAAAACGGATGCTCAATCTGCTTCCACCACTTGA
- a CDS encoding DNA polymerase III subunit gamma/tau has product MYEPLHHKYRPQNFAQLVGQEAITTTLSNAVRTSRIAPAYLFTGPRGTGKTSSARILAKSLNCLASNVPTAEPCGVCEVCRGIANGSALDVIEIDAASNTGVDNIREIIERSQFAPVQCRYKVYAIDECHMLSTAAFNALLKTLEEPPPHVVFVLATTDPQRVLPTIISRCQRFDFRRIPLEPMVQHLQAIAAQEQIQITNEAITLVAQLSQGGLRDAESLLDQLMLSGSVTVESVWDLVGAVAEPDLLALLEAITHNNAEQLLDRTRQLLERGREPLIILQNLASYYRDLLIAKTAPHRNDLVACTPTTWQAMCHLVQQWEIATILEGQKNLKASEVQIKTSTQPRLWLEVTLLGLLPVTRTPELSLVSINRHSNTNPSAVKDTPHPQTPPAVITAPEIQPIQQEVVEPSPPPPVVHQDNLETSNEEDNVEIHTEVVANQSVDLEQVWQQLLQNLPLPSKALFKEHGSLVALYEQQASIGIRSPKLLKIAQTKVSDLEAALGKLYDRKIKVQLEVAATHQAKVSAVSVQAVPQPPRIPVSTDSPQTTALAPSTTSTLVKTQSASLEAVPETPITEPLLSPDNSDATDEVAIAAQRLADFFKGEILQLNDGTMFTQPMTTSSLPPQAALDWDDTEDTDFDF; this is encoded by the coding sequence ATGTACGAGCCACTACATCACAAATATCGACCCCAAAATTTTGCACAATTGGTGGGACAAGAGGCGATCACCACAACGCTGAGTAATGCTGTTCGTACCAGCAGAATAGCTCCTGCCTATTTGTTTACGGGTCCGCGAGGTACAGGGAAAACGTCTAGCGCTCGCATTTTGGCAAAATCACTTAATTGTTTGGCAAGCAATGTGCCTACCGCAGAGCCTTGTGGGGTGTGCGAGGTGTGTCGGGGAATTGCAAATGGTTCGGCGTTGGATGTCATTGAAATTGATGCTGCGAGTAATACAGGAGTAGATAACATTCGAGAAATTATCGAGCGATCGCAGTTTGCTCCAGTGCAGTGTCGCTACAAAGTATATGCGATCGACGAATGCCATATGCTCAGTACTGCAGCCTTTAACGCTTTACTTAAAACGCTTGAGGAGCCACCACCCCACGTTGTTTTTGTGTTAGCAACAACTGATCCCCAGCGAGTTTTACCCACAATTATTTCCCGCTGCCAGCGGTTTGATTTTCGCAGAATTCCCTTAGAACCGATGGTGCAGCATCTCCAAGCGATCGCCGCACAAGAACAAATCCAGATTACAAATGAAGCCATAACACTAGTTGCACAACTATCTCAAGGAGGATTGCGGGATGCCGAAAGTCTTTTAGATCAACTGATGTTATCAGGTAGTGTAACAGTAGAGAGCGTTTGGGATTTAGTAGGTGCTGTTGCTGAGCCAGATTTACTCGCATTGCTTGAGGCGATCACTCATAATAATGCTGAACAACTTCTAGACCGTACGCGTCAATTGTTAGAACGCGGCAGAGAACCTCTCATAATCTTGCAAAATCTCGCCAGCTACTATCGCGATTTACTCATTGCCAAAACTGCGCCTCACCGTAACGATTTAGTTGCTTGTACTCCGACAACATGGCAAGCAATGTGTCACTTGGTGCAGCAGTGGGAAATAGCAACAATTCTCGAAGGACAAAAAAATCTCAAAGCGAGTGAAGTGCAAATTAAAACTTCTACGCAACCGCGACTGTGGTTAGAGGTCACACTACTCGGATTATTACCTGTCACAAGAACGCCTGAGCTGTCTTTGGTTAGTATCAATCGTCACAGCAATACCAACCCATCAGCAGTAAAAGACACGCCACACCCCCAAACACCACCAGCAGTCATCACTGCACCTGAAATACAACCCATACAACAAGAAGTTGTTGAACCATCACCTCCACCGCCAGTTGTACATCAGGATAATTTAGAGACTAGCAATGAGGAAGACAACGTTGAAATTCATACTGAAGTCGTAGCAAACCAGTCTGTTGACTTAGAACAAGTTTGGCAACAGTTACTACAAAACCTGCCATTGCCAAGTAAAGCACTATTTAAAGAACATGGTAGCCTCGTCGCACTTTACGAGCAACAAGCTTCAATTGGTATTCGTTCGCCGAAGTTACTCAAAATTGCTCAAACTAAAGTATCAGATCTGGAAGCGGCGTTAGGAAAATTATACGATCGCAAGATAAAAGTCCAGCTAGAAGTTGCAGCGACTCATCAGGCGAAGGTTTCTGCTGTTTCTGTTCAAGCAGTACCACAGCCTCCGAGAATTCCAGTAAGTACCGATTCTCCCCAAACAACTGCATTAGCACCCAGCACGACATCCACTTTAGTCAAAACTCAAAGCGCGTCGCTTGAAGCTGTTCCTGAGACACCAATTACCGAGCCACTTTTAAGCCCTGACAATTCTGATGCCACAGATGAGGTTGCGATCGCTGCTCAGCGTTTAGCTGATTTTTTTAAGGGCGAAATTCTGCAACTCAACGATGGCACGATGTTCACTCAACCAATGACAACAAGCAGCCTACCACCGCAGGCTGCTTTAGATTGGGATGATACTGAAGATACCGATTTTGATTTTTAA
- a CDS encoding NAD(P)H-quinone oxidoreductase subunit H, giving the protein MPRIETRTEPMVLNMGPHHPSMHGVLRLIVTLDGEDVVDCEPVIGYLHRGMEKIAENRTNIMYVPYVSRWDYAAGMFNEAVTVNAPEKLANIPVPKRASYIRVIMLELNRIANHLLWLGPFMADVGAQTPFFYIFRERELIYDLWEAATGYRMVNNNYFRIGGVAVDLPYGWVDKCFDFCDYFEPKVDEYERLITNNPIFRRRVEGVGTISREEAINWGLSGPMLRASGVKWDLRKVDHYECYDDFDWEVHWESAGDCFARYLVRIREMRESVKILRQALKALPGGPFENLEAKRLAEGKKSEWNGFDYQYISKKVAPTFKIPKGEHYVCVESGKGELGIYIMGDDNVFPWRWKIRPADFNNLQILPHLLRGVKVADIVTILGSVDIIMGSVDR; this is encoded by the coding sequence ATGCCAAGAATTGAAACGAGAACGGAACCTATGGTGCTGAACATGGGTCCGCACCATCCTTCGATGCATGGCGTACTACGACTCATCGTCACCTTGGATGGCGAAGATGTGGTGGATTGCGAGCCAGTCATTGGCTACTTGCACCGTGGAATGGAGAAAATCGCGGAAAACCGCACTAATATCATGTATGTCCCCTACGTGAGTCGCTGGGACTACGCCGCAGGGATGTTTAATGAAGCTGTCACGGTTAATGCACCAGAGAAATTAGCCAATATTCCCGTACCCAAACGCGCTAGCTATATCCGCGTCATCATGCTGGAGTTGAACCGGATTGCCAATCACTTGCTGTGGTTGGGACCGTTTATGGCTGATGTAGGTGCGCAAACACCGTTCTTCTATATCTTCCGCGAACGCGAGTTAATCTACGACCTATGGGAAGCCGCCACAGGCTACCGGATGGTGAACAATAACTACTTCCGCATCGGTGGAGTCGCAGTAGATTTACCCTATGGCTGGGTGGATAAGTGCTTTGACTTTTGCGATTATTTCGAGCCAAAAGTCGATGAGTACGAACGCTTAATCACCAATAACCCAATCTTTCGCCGTCGTGTGGAAGGAGTTGGCACAATCAGCCGTGAAGAGGCGATTAACTGGGGGCTATCAGGTCCAATGTTACGGGCAAGTGGCGTCAAGTGGGATTTACGCAAAGTAGACCACTATGAATGTTATGACGATTTTGATTGGGAAGTGCATTGGGAAAGTGCCGGAGACTGTTTTGCACGGTACTTAGTCCGCATTCGCGAAATGCGCGAGTCGGTGAAGATTCTCCGCCAAGCACTTAAAGCACTACCAGGAGGACCGTTTGAAAACTTGGAAGCTAAGCGTTTAGCAGAAGGGAAGAAATCTGAGTGGAATGGTTTTGACTACCAGTACATCAGTAAAAAAGTTGCCCCAACATTTAAGATCCCTAAAGGCGAACACTATGTTTGTGTTGAAAGTGGTAAAGGTGAGTTAGGCATCTACATTATGGGCGATGATAATGTTTTTCCCTGGCGATGGAAGATTCGTCCGGCCGATTTCAACAACCTGCAAAT
- the ebsA gene encoding type IV pilus biogenesis protein EbsA: MSIEQLQPAALQEVRVYQPYFQGNKRNTLPLAISLYKQGVLQGQRDIEGGDGIPFVATWNVSTLPADLTRCRMQFDGKADLSYEVMMSSSELVDFLIDTILHFKRTNTIDFSKGFYRKLLRFDD; the protein is encoded by the coding sequence ATGTCAATTGAGCAACTACAACCTGCCGCACTACAAGAAGTCAGAGTCTATCAACCTTATTTTCAGGGCAATAAACGCAATACTCTCCCATTAGCAATTAGCCTTTACAAACAAGGAGTCCTCCAAGGGCAGCGCGATATAGAAGGCGGTGATGGTATTCCTTTTGTTGCAACTTGGAATGTTTCTACCCTACCTGCCGATTTAACTCGCTGCCGAATGCAGTTCGACGGTAAGGCAGATCTCAGTTATGAAGTAATGATGTCTAGCTCAGAACTCGTAGACTTTTTAATCGATACGATCTTACATTTCAAACGGACTAACACAATTGATTTCTCTAAAGGTTTTTACCGAAAATTACTGCGCTTCGACGACTAA
- a CDS encoding PadR family transcriptional regulator → MALAHAILAVLVDCPNSGYDLAKQFDGSVGFFWAASHQQIYRELSKLEAKGWVTCEIIPQEGRPDKKLYHITAAGKQELQAWIAQLCEPAAIKDDLLVKIFAGYVATSPEIILDELQQHRQAHLEKLSTYKVLEQRYFQNIQTLSLPEKFRYLTLLKGISYETDWVTWCDRAIEILS, encoded by the coding sequence ATGGCTTTAGCGCACGCAATCTTAGCGGTTCTTGTTGATTGCCCGAATAGTGGTTATGACTTAGCAAAGCAGTTTGATGGTTCAGTTGGTTTCTTTTGGGCAGCCAGTCATCAACAAATTTATCGGGAGTTGTCAAAACTAGAAGCGAAAGGGTGGGTAACTTGTGAAATCATTCCGCAAGAAGGACGTCCTGATAAAAAGCTGTATCACATTACCGCAGCAGGGAAACAGGAACTACAAGCATGGATCGCTCAACTTTGTGAGCCAGCGGCAATTAAAGACGATCTTCTCGTAAAAATTTTTGCGGGCTATGTGGCGACTTCTCCCGAAATTATTTTGGATGAGTTACAGCAGCATCGCCAAGCGCATTTAGAGAAGTTATCTACCTACAAAGTTTTGGAACAGCGGTACTTTCAGAATATACAAACGCTGTCTTTGCCTGAGAAGTTTCGTTATTTAACGCTACTCAAAGGCATTAGTTATGAAACTGATTGGGTTACTTGGTGCGATCGCGCAATTGAAATACTTAGTTAA
- the rpmA gene encoding 50S ribosomal protein L27 has translation MAHKKGTGSTRNGRDSNAQRLGVKRFGGEKVRAGNILVRQRGTKFHPGNNVGIGSDDTLFALIDGVVTFERKDRTRKKVSIYPAAVQEAVATVTGS, from the coding sequence ATGGCTCATAAAAAAGGAACTGGTAGTACCCGCAACGGTCGTGATTCAAATGCCCAACGCTTAGGTGTAAAACGCTTTGGCGGCGAGAAAGTTCGTGCTGGTAACATATTAGTACGCCAGCGCGGTACTAAATTTCACCCTGGAAATAATGTGGGTATTGGTAGCGACGACACCCTATTTGCTTTAATTGATGGCGTGGTGACTTTTGAAAGAAAGGACAGAACCCGCAAAAAAGTCAGTATATATCCGGCTGCGGTACAAGAAGCCGTGGCAACAGTAACAGGATCGTAA
- a CDS encoding MAPEG family protein, whose amino-acid sequence MNLSQLPASTVFLYCIVAAVVLIYLPFLVVGYARVQVGYDIAAPRAMFDKLPSYAQRATWAHQNSFEAFMIFAAAALMAYVTGVNSNVAVGAAIAFVIVRLLYSVFYVANIPIGRSLMFAIGSLCSGTLFVLSLLQN is encoded by the coding sequence ATGAATTTATCACAACTACCAGCTTCTACAGTTTTTTTGTATTGCATTGTTGCGGCAGTTGTCCTCATCTATCTGCCCTTCTTAGTTGTCGGTTATGCACGGGTACAAGTTGGCTACGATATTGCTGCTCCTCGCGCTATGTTTGACAAATTGCCATCTTATGCACAACGGGCAACGTGGGCACATCAAAATTCTTTTGAAGCCTTCATGATTTTTGCCGCCGCAGCGTTGATGGCGTATGTCACAGGTGTGAATTCTAACGTAGCCGTTGGCGCAGCGATCGCATTTGTCATCGTCCGCCTCCTCTACTCAGTGTTTTATGTCGCCAATATTCCCATCGGGCGATCGCTCATGTTCGCGATCGGGTCTCTCTGTTCTGGTACGCTATTTGTCTTAAGTCTTCTGCAAAACTAG
- a CDS encoding glycosyltransferase codes for MPANSWPENDSYSELDALGSLLSELSEDESQTLQKTSLKSCGEGRRRKAAVVLVVVWSGTIALHLISFGFWLVLGLTTLWGIHTLRLVFARPRTRNAPDDYLPSVSLLVAAKNEEAVIGNLVKTLCSLDYPVDRYEVWVIDDNSTDQTPALLEKLQQTYHKLKVLRRGTGATGGKSGALNQVLPLTKGEVLAVFDADAQVTPDLLQHVLPLFHRRAVGAVQVRKAIANSHENFWTRGQMAEMAVDSYVQQQRVALGGIGELRGNGQFVRRQALERCGGWNEETITDDLDLTLRLHLDNWEIEFVSYPAVEEEGVTTAIALWHQRNRWSEGGYQRYLDYWRLIVKSRMGTGKKFDLLMFLLIQYIVPIAQVPDLLMAIARSRMPVLTPLTSFTVTIFMIWMFLGLKRIRTIEDKLTWSTFVIFLQMLRGTLYMCHWMVVMASTTARMSVRPKRLKWVKTVHQGNN; via the coding sequence ATGCCAGCGAATTCCTGGCCCGAAAACGATTCTTACAGTGAGCTTGATGCTCTTGGCTCCTTGTTATCTGAGTTATCAGAGGACGAGTCACAAACGTTGCAAAAAACGTCTCTCAAGTCTTGTGGCGAGGGTCGTAGACGCAAAGCGGCTGTTGTTTTAGTCGTAGTGTGGAGCGGCACAATTGCCCTTCATTTAATTTCTTTTGGATTTTGGCTGGTACTAGGTTTAACGACTTTGTGGGGAATTCATACCCTACGGTTAGTTTTTGCTCGTCCTCGTACACGAAATGCGCCAGATGATTATTTACCTTCGGTGTCTCTACTAGTCGCAGCTAAAAATGAAGAAGCAGTCATTGGTAATTTAGTCAAGACTCTTTGTAGCCTTGATTATCCAGTAGACCGCTACGAAGTTTGGGTGATTGATGACAATAGTACCGACCAAACACCAGCACTTTTAGAAAAATTACAGCAAACCTACCATAAGTTAAAAGTGTTACGACGGGGCACAGGTGCTACTGGTGGTAAGTCAGGTGCATTAAACCAAGTTTTACCTCTAACTAAAGGTGAAGTTTTGGCAGTATTTGATGCCGATGCACAGGTAACGCCTGATTTGCTGCAACATGTATTACCTTTATTTCACAGACGCGCCGTTGGAGCCGTCCAAGTACGCAAAGCGATCGCCAACTCCCACGAGAATTTTTGGACTCGGGGACAAATGGCAGAAATGGCTGTAGATAGTTACGTTCAGCAGCAACGCGTAGCCCTTGGTGGTATCGGTGAGTTGCGCGGAAATGGTCAATTCGTGCGCCGTCAGGCACTTGAGCGTTGCGGTGGTTGGAACGAAGAAACCATTACTGACGATCTCGATTTAACTTTGCGCTTACACTTAGACAACTGGGAAATTGAATTTGTGAGCTACCCAGCTGTCGAAGAAGAAGGCGTTACCACGGCGATCGCTTTATGGCATCAACGTAACCGCTGGTCAGAAGGTGGCTATCAAAGATATTTAGATTATTGGCGGTTAATTGTCAAAAGCCGCATGGGTACTGGTAAAAAATTCGACTTACTAATGTTTTTGCTGATTCAGTACATCGTCCCGATCGCTCAAGTTCCTGATTTACTTATGGCGATCGCCCGTAGTCGAATGCCTGTGCTCACACCGCTAACGAGCTTTACCGTCACCATATTTATGATCTGGATGTTCCTTGGTTTGAAGCGCATTCGCACGATTGAAGATAAACTGACTTGGTCAACCTTTGTCATCTTTCTACAAATGCTGCGCGGTACTTTGTATATGTGCCATTGGATGGTAGTTATGGCAAGTACCACTGCACGGATGTCAGTGCGACCAAAGCGGCTAAAATGGGTAAAAACTGTCCATCAAGGCAACAATTAA
- the cruF gene encoding gamma-carotene 1'-hydroxylase CruF codes for MKQLVIAERYCLIGHILAKTFGLAGLLLVVPHADAILRLLPDSSSLFQWSVEKSMAGGGVTDILLGLVAVSIFAYRTVGVRLTLAFMLPAIFISLASELLGTGTGFPFGDYSYLSGLGYKIAGLVPFTIPLSWFYMGFSSYLIASVALNTAKSSWLRQVGAVLLGAMLFTAWDFALEPAMSQTTFPFWYWAEPGAFFGTPYRNYLGWYGTSALFMSVAALLWKNPPLNLNRSQLIVPLIVYLSNVAFAAAISLASGFWIPVALGLILGVIPVIFLWWMAQPNTENTPVTEAATDVVNNPSVKVALK; via the coding sequence ATGAAGCAACTTGTTATTGCTGAACGCTACTGCTTGATTGGTCATATTTTGGCGAAGACTTTTGGACTAGCAGGGTTGCTCCTAGTCGTACCGCATGCTGACGCCATCTTACGTTTACTGCCAGATAGCAGCAGTTTATTTCAGTGGAGTGTAGAAAAGTCTATGGCTGGAGGTGGCGTAACTGACATCCTGTTAGGATTGGTCGCTGTCTCAATTTTTGCCTACCGCACGGTGGGAGTGCGACTAACGTTAGCATTTATGCTACCAGCCATTTTTATATCTTTGGCGAGTGAATTATTAGGAACAGGTACTGGCTTTCCGTTTGGAGATTACAGCTACCTGAGTGGATTAGGTTACAAAATTGCGGGGCTAGTGCCTTTTACTATCCCGTTGTCTTGGTTCTATATGGGTTTTTCTTCCTATTTAATTGCTAGTGTTGCTTTGAATACTGCTAAGTCCAGCTGGTTACGCCAAGTAGGTGCTGTACTGTTGGGTGCAATGCTGTTCACAGCTTGGGATTTTGCACTGGAACCAGCAATGAGTCAAACAACTTTTCCTTTTTGGTATTGGGCAGAACCAGGAGCTTTCTTTGGCACACCCTATCGTAATTATTTGGGCTGGTATGGCACGAGTGCTTTATTTATGAGTGTGGCTGCATTGTTATGGAAAAATCCCCCATTAAACTTAAATCGTTCGCAGCTGATTGTGCCATTGATTGTTTATTTAAGTAACGTTGCGTTTGCTGCCGCTATCAGCTTAGCTTCCGGATTTTGGATTCCAGTAGCACTGGGTCTAATCTTGGGTGTCATTCCAGTTATTTTTCTTTGGTGGATGGCACAACCCAACACAGAAAATACCCCTGTTACAGAAGCAGCAACAGATGTTGTCAACAACCCTTCTGTCAAAGTCGCTTTAAAGTAA
- a CDS encoding phosphotransacetylase family protein: protein MLSLGSGDVPNAKYLLIGSIEAYSGKSATVLGLSAQLKDSKLDIAYGKPLGNWVNDSDESLIDADVQFVNQILQLPENRLLPSLLTLNEATIQKRLRGEDSNDYQNSAATQYLQSKGDLVLLEGPGTLEEGSLFGLSLLEVAEVVDAKVLLVVRYKSIFFVEALLSAQQRLGDRLIGVLINDIAPEQMQTVNTEVRSFLEQQGVPVLGTLPKNNLLRCVSVAELVQQLGAEVLCRPDRLDLMVESLAIGAMNVNAALKYFRRRQNMAVVTGGDRVEIQLAALESSTQCLILTGQLPPPQFILSKAEELEIPILSVDLDTLSTVEIIDRTFGQVRLHEPIKVQCIRELMRKHFDIHRLLSQLELKPAVALP from the coding sequence ATGTTGAGTTTAGGGAGTGGGGACGTGCCGAATGCTAAGTACTTGCTGATTGGATCAATAGAAGCTTACAGTGGTAAGTCGGCAACAGTGCTGGGGTTATCTGCTCAGTTAAAGGATTCAAAGCTTGATATTGCTTATGGAAAACCTTTGGGTAATTGGGTGAATGACTCGGATGAATCGCTGATCGATGCAGATGTTCAGTTTGTTAACCAGATACTTCAGTTGCCAGAAAACAGACTATTACCGTCGCTCCTAACTTTAAATGAAGCAACGATTCAAAAGCGCCTGCGGGGTGAAGATTCAAATGATTACCAGAATTCAGCAGCAACGCAATATTTGCAGTCAAAAGGAGATTTGGTACTACTCGAAGGTCCAGGTACTTTAGAAGAAGGTAGCTTATTTGGTTTAAGCTTACTGGAAGTAGCTGAGGTTGTTGATGCTAAAGTACTTCTCGTAGTACGATATAAATCTATTTTTTTTGTAGAAGCACTCTTGTCGGCGCAGCAGCGCTTGGGCGATCGCTTAATTGGTGTCTTGATTAACGATATCGCTCCAGAACAGATGCAGACTGTTAATACAGAAGTTCGCTCGTTCTTGGAACAGCAAGGTGTTCCTGTCTTGGGAACGTTGCCAAAAAATAACTTACTACGGTGCGTCAGCGTAGCCGAACTTGTTCAGCAATTAGGTGCAGAAGTACTGTGTCGTCCCGATCGCCTGGATTTAATGGTAGAAAGTCTGGCAATTGGCGCTATGAATGTCAACGCGGCATTGAAATATTTCCGCCGACGGCAGAATATGGCGGTGGTGACAGGCGGCGATCGCGTAGAAATTCAACTTGCTGCTTTGGAAAGTTCGACGCAATGTTTGATTTTGACGGGACAATTACCACCACCGCAATTTATCCTCTCAAAAGCCGAGGAACTGGAAATTCCAATTTTGTCGGTCGATCTCGATACACTCTCGACAGTAGAAATTATAGATCGCACTTTTGGACAAGTCCGCCTGCATGAACCGATTAAAGTACAATGCATCCGCGAGTTGATGCGAAAGCATTTTGATATTCACCGTTTGCTGTCTCAACTTGAGTTAAAGCCTGCAGTTGCATTGCCTTAG